A genomic region of Pseudoalteromonas piscicida contains the following coding sequences:
- a CDS encoding glycosyltransferase family 9 protein, with product MQYNNILIVRLSAIGDIVMASGLISALKARYPEAKLSWLAEPAGATLLQQNPLLDEVILWPRNEWQKVRKAQGTIALLKLVNSFKKQLASRQFDLVLDAQGLLKSGVLAWLSGAQYKVGINSREGSQWLMNKVVTSPWSADISSEYRAAATFFGAPEAAFQYSLIASKETQQHTEALLLEHTQGQPYVVFCPFTTRAQKHWVDEHWRELYKQVNQSICAHIIILGGPSDIAHSERLEKQMPGIINLTGKTTLLECSEIIRGAKGVIGVDTGLTHMAMVHHTPVIALFGSTLPYENTFNPNGRVLSDKLACSPCKRRPTCEDRFDCMVGLTPQRVSSALGEVL from the coding sequence ATGCAATACAACAATATCCTTATTGTCCGGCTCAGTGCCATTGGTGATATCGTGATGGCGTCAGGCCTTATTTCTGCACTAAAGGCACGTTATCCAGAGGCAAAACTGAGCTGGTTGGCAGAGCCTGCTGGCGCGACCTTGCTACAACAAAATCCACTGCTAGATGAGGTGATCCTGTGGCCTCGCAATGAGTGGCAAAAAGTGCGAAAAGCACAGGGGACCATAGCGCTACTTAAGCTAGTTAATAGCTTTAAAAAGCAGTTGGCTAGTCGACAATTTGACTTAGTGCTCGACGCCCAAGGACTCCTTAAAAGTGGCGTGCTAGCTTGGCTTAGCGGCGCTCAATATAAGGTTGGGATCAATAGTCGCGAGGGCAGTCAGTGGCTTATGAATAAGGTAGTGACCTCGCCTTGGTCTGCTGATATCAGCTCGGAATACAGAGCTGCTGCGACATTTTTTGGTGCGCCAGAAGCGGCATTTCAATACTCGCTCATTGCCTCGAAAGAGACACAACAACATACAGAAGCACTGCTATTGGAGCATACTCAAGGTCAACCTTATGTGGTGTTTTGCCCGTTCACAACGAGAGCTCAGAAACACTGGGTAGATGAGCATTGGCGTGAGTTGTATAAACAAGTAAATCAGTCTATTTGTGCGCATATTATTATATTGGGTGGACCAAGTGATATCGCGCATAGCGAGCGCTTAGAAAAACAGATGCCGGGGATCATTAATCTAACCGGGAAAACGACATTGCTTGAGTGCAGCGAGATCATTCGGGGAGCAAAAGGCGTGATTGGCGTTGATACTGGGTTGACGCATATGGCGATGGTGCATCATACCCCGGTTATTGCATTGTTTGGTTCAACCTTGCCGTATGAAAACACCTTCAATCCAAATGGTCGTGTGTTGAGCGATAAACTTGCTTGCTCACCGTGCAAACGCCGACCAACCTGTGAGGATCGTTTTGATTGTATGGTGGGGCTCACGCCACAAAGAGTGTCGAGCGCACTAGGAGAAGTGCTATGA
- a CDS encoding sigma-54-dependent transcriptional regulator, with protein sequence MKQEGTILIVDDNSDILIAAKLLLKKHYQTIITTDNPFDIEAQIASQQIDVILLDMNFSQDAISGKEGFYWLKKIVEQDPSIVVLLMTAYGDIQLAVDAIKAGAADFIAKPWQNDQLLGAVAAAFAHAKDKQQVGKLTRQTQGLNQALNQSSGSHQFAFLGQSPAMKKVFSTIERAALTDANILITGESGTGKELAAHAIHQASMRRDNTFISLDMGAISESLFESELFGHRKGAFTDAKEDKVGRFELAHEGSLFLDELGNLPMNQQTTLLAALQNRQITPVGGNKPISVDIRLICATNDNLQQAVDEGRFRQDLLYRINTIEIRLPPLRERTEDIPLLVNYYLEHYCHKYKRQLEIHSLDMQSLQAYQWPGNVRELAHAIERAVILSENELLDISTVVKTTSAPAEGIITDDKNDTNTLISTDTFNLEEIEQRTVRAALKHYHGNVSNAAKALGLTRGAMYRRLEKYDL encoded by the coding sequence ATGAAGCAAGAAGGCACCATATTAATTGTCGACGACAACAGCGATATATTAATTGCAGCAAAGCTTTTGCTAAAAAAGCATTACCAAACCATCATCACCACTGATAATCCTTTTGATATAGAAGCGCAGATTGCATCACAGCAAATAGATGTGATCTTACTCGACATGAACTTTAGCCAAGATGCTATTAGTGGCAAAGAAGGCTTTTATTGGTTAAAGAAAATTGTCGAACAAGACCCAAGTATCGTGGTGTTGTTAATGACCGCCTATGGCGATATTCAACTTGCTGTCGATGCGATAAAAGCAGGCGCTGCAGACTTTATCGCTAAGCCTTGGCAGAACGACCAATTACTCGGTGCGGTTGCTGCCGCATTTGCTCATGCCAAAGACAAACAGCAAGTTGGTAAGCTCACTCGCCAGACCCAAGGGTTAAATCAGGCACTCAATCAGTCTAGCGGTAGCCATCAATTTGCTTTTTTAGGCCAAAGCCCGGCCATGAAAAAGGTGTTTAGTACTATAGAACGTGCGGCACTCACCGATGCCAACATTTTGATCACCGGTGAAAGTGGCACCGGCAAAGAACTTGCTGCACATGCCATCCACCAAGCCAGTATGCGTCGCGACAATACTTTTATCAGTTTAGACATGGGTGCTATCTCCGAAAGTTTGTTCGAAAGCGAACTGTTTGGTCATAGAAAAGGCGCATTTACCGACGCTAAAGAAGACAAAGTTGGCCGATTTGAATTAGCACACGAAGGGAGCCTATTTTTAGATGAATTGGGAAACTTACCCATGAATCAACAAACGACGCTGCTTGCCGCGTTACAAAATAGACAGATCACTCCAGTTGGAGGAAACAAACCCATCTCGGTGGATATTCGACTAATCTGTGCCACCAATGACAACCTGCAACAAGCGGTTGATGAAGGCCGTTTTAGACAAGATTTATTATATCGGATCAATACTATAGAGATCCGTCTTCCGCCACTTCGTGAGCGTACTGAAGATATTCCACTACTTGTAAACTATTATCTTGAACACTACTGCCACAAATATAAGCGGCAGCTTGAGATACATAGCCTAGACATGCAGAGTCTACAAGCATATCAATGGCCAGGAAATGTCAGGGAACTAGCACATGCTATTGAAAGAGCGGTGATCCTAAGCGAAAACGAACTTTTGGACATCAGCACAGTGGTGAAGACAACCTCAGCGCCAGCTGAAGGAATAATTACTGACGATAAAAACGATACTAATACGCTGATTTCCACAGATACTTTCAACCTTGAAGAGATTGAACAACGTACTGTGCGTGCAGCGCTCAAGCACTATCACGGCAATGTCTCAAACGCCGCAAAAGCACTCGGATTAACCCGAGGAGCAATGTACCGTCGACTAGAAAAATACGATTTGTAG
- a CDS encoding 3-deoxy-D-manno-octulosonic acid transferase produces MAKVKTTYRLRGRSANSLWIGVYNNILLLCLPLIALILLKKWLRKPGYKRHFLQRLGVYDCKRLPACIHLHGVSVGECAAIAKLIPELRKQHPHLPIVFTCTTVAGSNYIERNWGEQVIHTYLPLDFQLTVGAFLTHFNPVLTMSVEMEWWPNLIRQSRNQGSRVMLVNARMTDRSKNRYAKMLGLFTFTVSKVHKILPQSELSYQAFRELGVPPEKLMMCGNIKYDWPELKYADPTQKSSQLTWIAGSTHDTEELAVVAAHKQLLQQNPAAQLIIAPRHPERFDEVWWLLQASGLSCQRYSHTPTLAANTQVYLLDTMGKLFASYRDAHVAFIGGSLVKLGGHNPAEAIVQGAAVVMGSSRRNCEDICAPLSQAGALVEGNEPQQIAKEVIGFWQNSAATVQQIQAGQAAIAKHNGALHKTTLQVLYQLKQAQRPVHSTRLHPMVIR; encoded by the coding sequence ATGGCTAAGGTTAAGACAACCTATCGTCTTCGTGGAAGATCAGCTAATTCACTTTGGATTGGTGTTTATAACAATATCCTGTTGTTGTGTTTACCTTTGATTGCACTGATCTTATTAAAAAAATGGCTACGTAAACCGGGTTATAAAAGGCACTTTTTACAGCGCTTAGGTGTCTACGATTGTAAGCGTTTACCTGCCTGTATTCATTTACATGGCGTCTCCGTTGGTGAATGCGCCGCCATTGCTAAACTTATTCCTGAGCTGCGTAAACAGCATCCTCATTTACCCATTGTTTTTACTTGTACCACGGTTGCGGGTTCCAACTATATTGAGCGCAACTGGGGGGAGCAAGTCATTCACACCTATTTGCCACTGGACTTTCAATTGACAGTTGGTGCGTTTTTGACGCATTTTAATCCGGTATTGACCATGTCGGTTGAGATGGAGTGGTGGCCTAATCTTATCCGTCAGTCGCGCAACCAAGGCAGTCGAGTGATGCTGGTAAATGCCCGCATGACCGACAGATCAAAAAATCGCTATGCCAAAATGTTGGGTCTTTTTACCTTTACGGTGTCCAAGGTGCATAAAATCCTGCCGCAAAGCGAGCTAAGTTATCAAGCTTTTCGCGAGTTGGGTGTACCACCAGAAAAACTGATGATGTGCGGTAATATCAAGTACGATTGGCCAGAACTCAAATACGCCGACCCAACGCAAAAGTCCTCTCAGCTGACATGGATTGCGGGGAGCACGCATGACACCGAAGAACTAGCGGTGGTCGCAGCGCACAAACAGTTGTTACAGCAAAATCCAGCGGCTCAGCTAATTATCGCACCGCGTCATCCTGAAAGATTTGATGAGGTATGGTGGCTGCTGCAAGCAAGCGGGCTGAGCTGTCAGCGTTACTCGCACACGCCAACACTAGCGGCAAATACGCAAGTGTACCTGCTCGATACGATGGGCAAATTATTTGCGTCTTATCGTGATGCCCATGTTGCCTTTATCGGGGGCTCGTTAGTTAAGCTCGGTGGTCATAATCCTGCCGAAGCCATTGTCCAAGGGGCTGCCGTCGTAATGGGAAGTAGTCGACGAAATTGTGAAGATATATGTGCGCCGCTGAGTCAAGCTGGTGCACTTGTTGAGGGTAACGAACCACAGCAAATAGCTAAAGAAGTCATCGGCTTTTGGCAAAATAGTGCTGCAACAGTGCAACAAATACAGGCTGGGCAAGCCGCTATCGCAAAGCATAATGGCGCACTACACAAAACCACATTGCAAGTTTTATATCAGTTAAAGCAGGCGCAACGGCCAGTTCATAGTACCCGATTACATCCAATGGTGATCAGATAA
- a CDS encoding sensor histidine kinase, with protein sequence MVRFTQHPTMVFFSTILGLIGFNVLSIVLYIQGGFSATWLLVTLIAIAFTSSLYRQFNKQNKHMTFVLKSLANGDSSLGLSHHHPMRQHLEEIKTRIQSARFIAEQQAHFLQTLLVHIDLAVLVFDKDGNVIESNPAVTRLLGKPINHSEDLEDIAPLINECDNSLKTIANWQCGEQQDNLSIQITSAQIQGQIRKIVTLQSIRDALQNKEQQAYKRLTKVLTHEVANSITPLSSIAQTCEGLLPDTLSFDDEEDKQDLALALQTLAKRTEYLGAFIARFRTVSNLPSPVLQPAQLASIVEGIYQLHQQSCHQANIDLQLDVSHSQLVMLDTVQIEQVLINLTKNAIEAVQQRNDQDQRNTRQVVLKTGANNAGQHYIEISDNGPGIADHVVDMIFVPFFTTKQQGSGIGLSLSRQIMINHGGDLIYLRREQGACFRCVFG encoded by the coding sequence ATGGTTCGCTTTACGCAACATCCTACAATGGTTTTTTTCAGTACAATTCTTGGCCTTATTGGCTTTAATGTGCTCTCGATAGTCTTGTATATACAAGGAGGATTCTCGGCGACTTGGCTCCTAGTCACGCTAATAGCGATCGCTTTCACCTCCTCTTTATACCGTCAATTTAACAAACAGAACAAGCACATGACTTTTGTTTTGAAATCACTCGCGAATGGCGATAGTTCATTGGGGTTGAGCCATCATCATCCCATGCGGCAGCACTTAGAAGAGATTAAGACTAGAATTCAAAGTGCACGTTTTATTGCAGAGCAACAGGCCCACTTTTTGCAGACCCTCTTAGTGCATATAGATTTAGCCGTACTGGTTTTCGATAAAGATGGTAATGTCATTGAGTCCAACCCAGCGGTAACCCGCTTACTCGGTAAACCCATTAATCACAGCGAAGATTTAGAAGATATCGCACCACTGATTAATGAATGCGATAACAGCTTGAAAACAATAGCAAATTGGCAATGTGGCGAGCAACAAGATAACTTGTCTATACAAATAACGTCAGCGCAGATCCAAGGGCAAATTCGTAAAATTGTCACCTTACAATCCATTCGTGATGCATTACAAAACAAAGAGCAGCAAGCCTATAAGCGTCTCACCAAAGTGCTTACGCACGAAGTCGCTAACTCTATTACACCTCTGTCATCCATTGCACAAACCTGTGAGGGACTCTTGCCCGACACATTAAGTTTTGACGATGAAGAGGATAAACAAGACCTCGCCCTAGCACTGCAAACACTGGCTAAACGCACTGAGTATCTGGGCGCTTTTATCGCTCGCTTTAGAACGGTGAGTAATTTACCAAGCCCAGTACTACAACCTGCCCAGCTTGCGTCGATTGTAGAGGGCATCTATCAGTTACATCAACAAAGCTGTCATCAAGCGAACATAGACCTACAGCTTGATGTTAGCCACTCCCAACTGGTGATGTTAGACACGGTTCAGATTGAGCAAGTGCTTATTAACTTAACCAAAAATGCTATTGAAGCGGTGCAACAACGCAATGACCAAGACCAGCGAAACACACGCCAAGTGGTGTTGAAAACTGGAGCCAATAACGCAGGCCAGCACTATATAGAAATAAGCGACAACGGCCCTGGCATTGCCGACCATGTAGTCGACATGATTTTCGTGCCGTTTTTTACCACTAAACAACAAGGCTCGGGGATCGGCTTAAGCCTCTCGAGACAAATTATGATCAATCATGGCGGCGACTTAATTTATCTTAGGCGCGAGCAAGGCGCATGCTTCAGATGCGTATTTGGTTAA
- a CDS encoding ABC transporter permease: MIANYLITALRSFKQQKQHFILNVVGLSVGLAAAILVASFARNELSYDSQQPDAEQIYRIGQDYTKLGLAVVPISNFARAKEMEQYSQIESVFALTKVDWTNQAETDVQHNGQGYKLTEVLGATPNIQDFINIDTLAGDLSNALSVPNGIALNESEALRIFGTTNIEGETLDFKGGQYTVKAVFKDLPENTHFSFKSLVYVEHDLSNLDINSSYVYLKLAENTDVAALEQIFTDKYFYGPMKGKLAIELHPLRDLHLTAKSPFEMKSGGTEQVVVICAGLSVLLILIAGFNFINMTVAQSAKRAKEVGVRKALGASKTQLVTQFLAESVLVSLLSMIIACVLVELFLPSFNQLVDRALFIDYMSMFSVVVLGVAIVVGVGAGLYPALFISSFSAKRVLSGDLQRGNTAIFVRKSLLTFQAALSIALIIASVTLQQQLKHLQSLPLGYETEQRVVVSDIPASSIFSKEPTALMNRLTAIDGVEALNVIDTKLTVSINSSVSPTWPNGEQSEGITPTIGAGFDLVEGLGLTLLAGRDFSRTYAADWASQDGNSTNVGAIITETVAKQAGYSNYQDIIGQTILDKGFGLNMRVVGVVADVKVGNAQDANSNIIFLCGFSQSTAGEIIMTVSAQNIAYVQEQVTDILAKNANLYEPNISLMSDNYKAVLRGDERVSLVVLIFTGLAVFLTCLGTFGLASFATVRRQKEVAVRKVLGASRLSIVNILAKEFLTLVGISIAIAYPVTYWLVGDWLANFNDRIEQAVWVYGVAALAVAGITWLTVATLAFKAASTRPSLILRYE, encoded by the coding sequence ATGATAGCCAATTATTTAATTACAGCTTTACGCTCCTTTAAGCAGCAAAAGCAACATTTTATATTGAATGTTGTAGGTCTTAGCGTTGGCCTTGCTGCCGCAATTTTGGTAGCGTCTTTTGCTCGAAATGAGCTCTCTTATGACAGCCAACAACCAGACGCTGAGCAAATTTATCGTATCGGTCAGGACTACACTAAGCTTGGCTTAGCGGTGGTGCCAATTTCTAACTTTGCTCGTGCAAAAGAGATGGAGCAATACAGTCAGATTGAGTCTGTATTTGCACTCACTAAAGTAGATTGGACAAATCAAGCTGAAACAGACGTACAGCATAATGGTCAAGGCTACAAATTAACAGAGGTACTGGGAGCTACTCCAAATATCCAAGACTTCATCAACATTGATACGCTAGCTGGCGACTTGAGCAATGCGTTGAGCGTACCAAATGGTATCGCGTTAAATGAGTCTGAAGCGTTGCGAATTTTTGGCACAACTAATATTGAAGGTGAAACACTTGACTTCAAAGGCGGCCAATACACCGTGAAGGCCGTATTTAAGGATTTACCCGAAAATACGCACTTTTCATTCAAAAGCTTAGTTTATGTTGAACATGACCTATCTAATTTAGACATCAACTCCAGTTACGTTTATCTTAAACTTGCTGAAAATACAGATGTAGCGGCGCTTGAGCAAATATTTACTGATAAATACTTTTATGGCCCGATGAAAGGTAAGCTCGCGATCGAGTTACATCCATTGCGTGATCTTCATCTCACAGCAAAGTCACCATTTGAGATGAAATCAGGAGGAACGGAGCAAGTTGTCGTGATTTGCGCTGGACTGAGTGTACTGCTTATCCTGATTGCAGGCTTTAACTTCATTAATATGACGGTTGCCCAGTCGGCAAAGCGTGCTAAAGAGGTGGGTGTGCGTAAAGCGCTAGGGGCAAGTAAGACTCAATTGGTCACACAGTTTTTGGCTGAGTCAGTATTGGTATCTTTATTATCAATGATTATTGCCTGTGTCTTAGTAGAGCTATTTTTACCAAGCTTTAATCAACTTGTAGATAGAGCGCTGTTTATTGACTATATGTCGATGTTTAGTGTTGTCGTCTTGGGTGTAGCAATTGTCGTTGGTGTTGGCGCTGGTTTATATCCTGCGTTGTTTATTTCATCTTTCAGTGCGAAGCGAGTGCTTAGTGGCGATTTGCAAAGGGGTAATACAGCAATCTTTGTACGTAAAAGCCTACTAACTTTTCAAGCTGCTTTATCAATCGCTTTGATCATTGCATCGGTAACACTACAGCAGCAACTTAAACACTTGCAAAGCTTACCTCTGGGGTATGAGACTGAACAACGTGTTGTGGTTTCAGATATACCTGCATCGTCTATTTTCTCGAAAGAGCCAACAGCGCTAATGAATAGGCTTACAGCAATAGATGGTGTTGAAGCCCTGAATGTAATCGATACGAAACTGACAGTATCAATCAATAGCAGTGTGTCACCAACGTGGCCAAATGGAGAGCAATCAGAGGGGATAACACCGACTATTGGTGCAGGCTTTGATTTAGTCGAAGGGTTGGGGCTGACATTATTAGCAGGGCGTGATTTTAGCCGCACATACGCTGCAGATTGGGCGTCTCAAGATGGTAACAGTACTAACGTTGGGGCGATCATAACTGAAACAGTTGCAAAGCAGGCTGGTTACTCAAATTATCAAGATATCATTGGACAAACCATTTTGGATAAAGGCTTTGGCTTGAATATGCGAGTTGTGGGAGTTGTAGCTGATGTAAAAGTGGGTAATGCCCAAGACGCGAACTCTAATATCATCTTCCTGTGCGGATTTAGCCAAAGTACAGCGGGCGAAATAATAATGACGGTAAGTGCTCAAAACATTGCCTACGTGCAAGAGCAGGTGACTGATATTCTTGCTAAGAACGCCAACCTTTATGAACCGAATATCAGCCTTATGTCTGATAATTATAAAGCGGTTCTGCGTGGTGATGAACGAGTCTCTTTAGTTGTGTTGATCTTTACCGGCCTTGCGGTATTCCTGACGTGCTTGGGCACTTTTGGCTTGGCATCTTTTGCAACGGTTCGTCGCCAAAAAGAAGTGGCTGTGCGCAAAGTTCTAGGTGCATCACGGTTAAGCATTGTGAATATCTTAGCAAAAGAGTTCCTGACTTTGGTGGGAATCAGTATCGCCATAGCTTATCCGGTAACCTATTGGCTTGTTGGTGATTGGCTTGCTAATTTTAATGACCGCATCGAGCAAGCTGTGTGGGTATATGGAGTCGCAGCATTAGCTGTTGCGGGGATCACATGGCTCACCGTTGCTACACTTGCGTTTAAAGCCGCGAGTACACGTCCGTCGCTAATCTTGCGATATGAGTAA
- a CDS encoding ABC transporter ATP-binding protein — translation MIKLTNLNRVFRTQDVETTALNDINLTVNEGEFVAIMGPSGCGKSTLLSILGMLDSPSSGQFEFAGTDIAGYTEKQLSQLRKASIGFVFQSFNLIDELTVFENVELPLQYQNISKSERKQRVEQILKRVAIDHRADHLPQQLSGGQQQRVAVARALVINPKLILADEPTGNLDSKNGEEVMTMLRELNKEGTTVIMVTHSEKEGTYADRLVRLLDGQVMLDKANTAVQIPDSEVA, via the coding sequence ATGATAAAACTAACTAACCTAAACCGAGTATTCCGCACTCAAGACGTTGAAACTACTGCGCTAAACGATATTAATTTAACTGTTAATGAGGGTGAGTTTGTTGCAATCATGGGACCGTCAGGCTGTGGTAAATCTACCTTGCTTTCAATTCTTGGAATGCTGGACTCTCCGTCTTCTGGTCAGTTCGAGTTTGCAGGTACTGACATTGCGGGCTACACCGAGAAGCAGCTATCACAGTTACGTAAAGCGTCAATCGGTTTCGTATTTCAAAGCTTTAACCTGATTGACGAGCTGACGGTATTTGAAAATGTCGAACTACCGCTGCAGTACCAAAATATCTCTAAAAGTGAACGCAAACAGCGTGTAGAGCAGATTTTAAAGCGCGTTGCCATTGATCACCGCGCGGATCACCTACCGCAGCAACTGTCCGGCGGTCAGCAGCAGCGTGTCGCGGTAGCACGAGCTTTGGTTATCAACCCTAAACTTATTTTAGCGGATGAACCAACAGGGAACTTGGATTCCAAAAATGGTGAAGAAGTAATGACAATGTTGCGTGAATTGAACAAAGAAGGCACCACCGTGATCATGGTTACTCACTCTGAAAAAGAGGGAACCTATGCAGATAGGTTAGTGCGATTATTAGATGGTCAAGTCATGTTGGATAAGGCAAATACCGCCGTTCAAATTCCAGATAGTGAGGTGGCCTAA
- a CDS encoding LytR/AlgR family response regulator transcription factor has translation MHTVYKPILTITGVGWTAVIIFLTAIDLLHDWVEIESERLNNPIWWALQEWGLWYIYTPILFLWLNKLSQQNKVCWRNYFVCCSVLFVLSMSIQAGFDYLVYRDDIPYTLYYFAPLHPLVIYVCFMIWHKFIRIESNKENNSTAINQRLLVDLGGDKSFLQIKDIVHIVAAKNYVEIHTESHQYLKRATLSQFEAMLPTDMFVRTHRSYLVNLTYVERIITKASGNAIIKLSTGAQISLSKGYKKVLKSRFDTLSLAA, from the coding sequence GTGCACACCGTATACAAACCTATTCTTACTATTACTGGAGTTGGCTGGACTGCCGTCATCATATTTTTAACCGCAATCGACTTACTGCACGATTGGGTTGAGATAGAAAGTGAGCGGCTGAATAACCCTATCTGGTGGGCCTTGCAGGAATGGGGGCTTTGGTATATTTACACACCTATACTCTTCTTATGGCTAAATAAACTCAGCCAACAGAATAAGGTATGTTGGCGTAATTACTTCGTTTGTTGCTCGGTTTTATTCGTGCTGAGCATGTCTATACAAGCTGGATTCGACTATCTCGTTTATCGCGATGATATTCCTTATACCTTGTATTATTTTGCGCCATTACACCCGCTGGTGATCTACGTCTGCTTTATGATTTGGCACAAGTTTATCCGTATTGAAAGCAATAAAGAAAACAATAGTACCGCGATAAATCAACGTTTGCTTGTGGATTTAGGCGGCGATAAGTCATTTTTACAAATCAAAGACATAGTGCACATTGTGGCAGCTAAAAACTATGTTGAAATTCACACCGAGTCGCACCAATACCTCAAGCGAGCAACCCTATCTCAGTTTGAAGCCATGCTGCCAACCGATATGTTTGTGCGCACCCACCGCTCTTATTTGGTTAACTTGACCTATGTTGAACGTATCATCACCAAAGCATCTGGCAATGCCATCATCAAGTTATCAACGGGCGCGCAAATTAGCTTGAGTAAAGGTTACAAGAAAGTACTAAAGTCACGCTTCGATACGCTTTCTCTGGCTGCATAA
- a CDS encoding efflux RND transporter periplasmic adaptor subunit, which translates to MDKKIERSGLQKHLKKGVVGGVLLGIAAAAFAFNNTSSSGRSQNLELRSLTVSTVSKGAFVDALSLRGQVVPKTTIYLDTIAGGQVEERLVEQGEYVEAGQPLVRLSNTSLQLDVMSREAQVTEQLNFLRNTQMTMETSRLNLRRDLLEIDLQISHLERRYKQSKPLVEKGVLASDRLSEIEDDLKYYKARKELTLERQTQENSIRKVQVEQLEDSAEMLQKNLQFARKNLENLLIKAPVSGYLSELDVEIGESKSKGARLGQIDIPNEYKLVVRLDEFYLNQVQPEMAVNVLLDSGVVTAKVSKIDSRVTQSQFQVEVALPSGQSDIKRGQSIDVELMLGGNKENALLLKRGAFFTSSGGNWVYVLANDGKSAERRDIRLGKKNQDYYEVLDGLSQGERVITSSYSNFDKAQQLNF; encoded by the coding sequence ATGGATAAGAAAATAGAACGTTCAGGACTACAAAAGCATCTTAAAAAAGGCGTTGTTGGCGGTGTGTTACTTGGCATTGCAGCAGCTGCGTTTGCGTTTAATAACACCTCATCTTCAGGTCGTAGCCAAAACTTGGAACTGCGCAGTCTGACAGTAAGTACCGTCAGTAAAGGTGCTTTTGTTGATGCCCTAAGTCTGCGTGGTCAGGTCGTGCCAAAAACTACCATTTACTTAGATACTATCGCTGGTGGTCAAGTGGAAGAGCGCTTAGTCGAGCAGGGTGAATATGTTGAAGCCGGCCAGCCATTAGTTAGGTTGAGCAACACTAGTTTACAGCTAGACGTAATGAGTCGTGAAGCTCAGGTTACGGAGCAGCTTAACTTCCTGCGAAACACACAAATGACGATGGAAACCAGCCGCCTTAACCTACGCCGTGATTTGCTTGAAATTGATTTGCAAATTAGTCACCTAGAACGCCGTTACAAGCAATCTAAGCCGTTGGTTGAAAAAGGTGTGCTGGCATCAGATAGGCTTTCTGAAATTGAAGACGATTTAAAGTACTACAAAGCGCGAAAAGAACTGACATTAGAGCGTCAAACACAGGAAAATTCGATTAGAAAAGTACAAGTTGAACAATTAGAAGATAGCGCCGAGATGCTACAGAAGAATTTGCAATTTGCGCGTAAAAACCTCGAAAACCTACTGATCAAAGCGCCGGTATCGGGTTATTTGAGTGAGCTAGATGTAGAAATTGGCGAATCAAAGAGTAAAGGGGCGCGTTTAGGTCAAATTGATATTCCAAATGAATACAAATTGGTTGTACGCCTCGATGAATTCTATTTAAACCAAGTACAACCTGAAATGGCAGTAAATGTGCTTTTGGATAGCGGTGTTGTTACAGCAAAGGTGAGCAAAATTGATAGTCGCGTTACCCAATCACAGTTTCAGGTAGAAGTCGCTCTGCCAAGTGGTCAAAGCGATATAAAGCGTGGTCAAAGTATTGATGTCGAGCTAATGCTCGGTGGTAACAAAGAAAATGCGTTATTGCTAAAGCGTGGTGCTTTCTTTACTAGCTCTGGTGGTAACTGGGTATACGTACTCGCAAATGATGGTAAATCTGCTGAACGTCGTGACATTCGCTTAGGTAAAAAGAATCAAGACTACTATGAAGTCCTAGACGGCCTATCACAAGGTGAAAGAGTAATTACCTCAAGCTATAGCAACTTCGACAAAGCGCAACAACTAAATTTCTAA